The Leptospira brenneri genome includes a window with the following:
- a CDS encoding AraC family transcriptional regulator, with amino-acid sequence MEPSSVSLSLLLEFLWMGSGSIFCLIWSFSNLIQNRNASGFVWSFTLFSTGLWLLTGAFMFTGFYIYIPSIALIHIPFVFLSSTLLYLYLEFLFLEKPIKVKVYHFIPAITSILFLIPFYTSSDPKRLELLNQSSISEYASIIVGLNFGIKISILVSVGLFLLKEWIPNVRLSIFFSKKAIYSLIFILLIWTDLLLGSIGFTFQIPFFRKLSAYLLPVLMYFYYFTRELWTPFVVDVRESIQKNKYEKSKLVSLQLETIDQRLYELMREKVYCDEDLNLSKLAEMAEVKSGQLSEYFHKRYGFGFYQYINQYRIDEAKRLLLESEERSILSIADSVGFNSKSTFNRVFLEAVGSTPSDFRKQSKSN; translated from the coding sequence GTGGAACCTAGTTCTGTATCGTTAAGTTTACTACTCGAGTTTCTTTGGATGGGATCTGGTTCTATATTCTGTTTGATCTGGTCGTTTTCTAATTTAATTCAAAACCGGAATGCTTCTGGATTTGTTTGGTCGTTTACCCTTTTTTCCACTGGGCTTTGGTTACTTACCGGAGCTTTTATGTTCACCGGGTTTTATATATACATTCCATCGATTGCTTTAATTCATATTCCCTTTGTATTCCTTTCTTCTACATTACTTTATTTGTATTTAGAGTTTTTGTTTTTGGAAAAACCCATCAAAGTCAAAGTGTATCATTTTATTCCAGCAATTACATCCATTCTTTTTCTAATTCCATTTTATACAAGTTCTGATCCAAAACGATTAGAGCTTTTGAATCAATCAAGTATTTCTGAATATGCTTCTATAATTGTAGGATTAAACTTTGGAATTAAAATTTCTATCTTAGTTTCTGTTGGTTTATTTCTTTTGAAAGAATGGATACCGAATGTAAGATTATCTATTTTCTTTTCTAAAAAAGCAATTTACTCTCTTATTTTTATTCTTCTGATTTGGACTGATCTTTTGCTAGGAAGTATTGGATTTACATTTCAAATTCCTTTTTTTAGAAAACTAAGCGCCTACCTATTACCTGTTCTAATGTATTTTTATTATTTCACCAGGGAACTTTGGACACCCTTTGTAGTCGATGTTCGTGAAAGTATCCAAAAGAATAAATATGAAAAATCAAAACTAGTATCTCTCCAATTAGAAACAATCGATCAAAGATTGTATGAATTAATGCGAGAAAAAGTATACTGCGACGAAGATCTGAATCTTTCTAAATTAGCAGAAATGGCAGAAGTCAAATCCGGCCAACTTTCCGAATACTTTCACAAACGATATGGGTTTGGTTTTTATCAATACATCAATCAATATAGGATCGATGAGGCAAAACGTTTGTTATTAGAATCCGAAGAAAGGTCCATTCTTTCCATTGCTGATTCCGTTGGGTTTAATTCTAAATCAACATTCAACCGTGTTT
- the cobT gene encoding nicotinate-nucleotide--dimethylbenzimidazole phosphoribosyltransferase: MSPFSLPPISPVTDVLRKAIRSKIDNKTKPLGSLGDLETIALQLAEIQNTLSPELKNPKLILFAADHGITEEPVSLYPKDVTWQMVLNFLSGGACANVFAKHSHIEVEVVDAGVDHDWEENHPKPIQRKIRKGTSNFLKSKAMSLEEARETILSGVELLNGKKYESTNIFLFGEMGIGNTSAASLILSHLTDIPLRKLVGRGTGLNNSGKENKFKILSEAFQRTGKLKDPVEILSEFGGFEIGMMAGAMIGAASQRKSFVVDGFITTAAFAIAFALNSTVQDYAIFSHLSEEEGHTVVFEHWKIRPLLRLNLRLGEGSGALAAYPLIELSVKFLNEMASFADAGVSNTDSK; this comes from the coding sequence ATGTCACCATTTTCCCTACCACCCATCTCTCCCGTAACGGATGTTTTGCGAAAAGCCATCCGTAGCAAAATAGACAATAAAACCAAACCTTTGGGATCCTTGGGTGATTTGGAAACCATTGCTTTGCAATTGGCAGAAATCCAGAATACCCTCTCTCCTGAGCTAAAAAACCCAAAACTCATTCTTTTTGCGGCTGACCATGGGATTACAGAAGAACCGGTGTCCCTATACCCGAAAGATGTCACTTGGCAGATGGTTTTAAATTTTTTGTCAGGTGGCGCTTGTGCGAATGTCTTCGCCAAACATAGTCATATCGAAGTGGAAGTTGTAGATGCTGGAGTCGATCATGACTGGGAAGAAAATCATCCAAAACCGATCCAAAGAAAAATTCGAAAAGGAACTTCCAACTTTCTAAAGTCAAAAGCAATGTCATTGGAAGAAGCTAGGGAAACCATATTAAGTGGTGTAGAACTTCTGAATGGAAAAAAATATGAATCAACAAATATATTTTTATTCGGTGAAATGGGAATTGGTAATACTTCAGCAGCATCTCTTATCTTATCTCATTTAACAGACATTCCACTAAGAAAACTCGTTGGGAGAGGAACTGGTCTAAATAATAGCGGAAAAGAAAATAAATTCAAAATCCTTTCGGAAGCTTTTCAAAGAACAGGAAAATTAAAAGATCCAGTAGAGATCCTTTCTGAATTTGGTGGATTTGAAATCGGAATGATGGCGGGGGCGATGATTGGGGCTGCATCGCAAAGAAAGTCTTTTGTTGTGGATGGATTTATCACAACGGCAGCCTTTGCAATTGCCTTCGCACTCAATTCCACTGTACAAGATTATGCTATTTTTTCACATCTTTCTGAAGAAGAAGGCCATACGGTTGTATTTGAACATTGGAAAATTAGACCTCTACTGAGACTGAACCTTCGATTAGGAGAAGGAAGTGGAGCCCTTGCCGCCTATCCGCTCATTGAACTTAGTGTAAAATTTCTAAACGAAATGGCATCCTTTGCAGATGCTGGTGTTAGTAATACGGATTCAAAATAA
- the dnaE gene encoding DNA polymerase III subunit alpha: MEDFAHLHLHTTYSMLDGAIRISDLMKRVKELGMSSVAITDHGNMYGAIEFYKEAVKHEVKPIIGCEFYVTPSRSAETELDEIADGGAYHIILLCKNEVGYQNIIKLASRSFTEGFYRKPRIDYDLLERHSEGLVCLTACLAGEVNRKILEGKEDKAYALAGRLHEIFRKEDFYLEIQDHGIPEQRIVAEAVMGFSKRTGIPLVLTNDSHFLTKDDKEAQDILLRIGMRKNIDDEMRFGFNENFYVKSPAEMIGLFPDHTDAFYNTLAIRDKCSLNFQFGNPLLPPFEVPAGFDTDSYLEKLVWEGIKEKYQDITPVVRERTEFEMQTIRNMHFAGYFLIVQDYINFARRAGIPVGPGRGSAAGSIIAYALGITNVDPIRYNLLFERFLNPDRKDMPDIDTDFCVERREEVINYIKHRYGENRVGQIITFGSLAAKAAIKDVARVFNVPFSEVNEMSKLFPKKLGITIQEAVETSKDLRDIAEKSDLNKKVFYIAQKLEGNYRQVGRHAAGVVIAPTALEEIVPLSTVSEPGRDGRSIVTQYDKNMSEQVGLIKMDILGLKNLTTIHHATKLIEKRHGVLLDLDKIPLDDPATFSLLRKANVLGIFQLDSSSGIRDLFAKAQVQKFEEIAALLALYRPGPMGSGMLDDYLDRKNGKKKVIFPHDSLAEVLGETYGVVVYQEQVMGISRIMGGYSVGDSDVLRKAMAKKDKSKLPALKEKFVKGAIEKKINEKLAIELFEQLEKFGEYGFNKSHSVAYAFVTYQTAYLKANYSIEYLTALLSGDHSKITDVVKYINNAKEMGIRILGPDVKESGISFEITDDKTVRFGLSSIKGVGELAAENIISNRNSTSGGYKQLSDFTKKLDTRLANKKVLESLAQGGAFDSFGYSRKTVFESTDIILSYANKKQAEEKEGQFSLFGGVNGGGEEDLNLPKDGIEWSGDELLRREKETTGLYLSGHPLDKFTEQLKTLKPTTIENLEEVRPKSKVEIAGVLSKKVVKLTKKKEEFVNFMLEDQTGEIECVAFPKTYAEFKHLFTEDNTVFIRGILERLDADESELKGQIIVNKLEELNSVTIEKKMEKTLHLTINMLEEKNRDVILKLQDVLSVHRGASSVFFHLIGNGDEKKVIRAHDHFSIEITSDLMKMLTDILGKGTVRYTVGEEVRVYG, encoded by the coding sequence ATGGAAGATTTCGCCCACCTTCATTTGCATACTACCTATTCCATGTTGGATGGAGCCATACGGATCAGTGATCTCATGAAACGAGTGAAGGAACTTGGGATGAGTTCTGTCGCCATCACTGACCATGGAAACATGTATGGGGCCATTGAGTTTTACAAAGAAGCAGTCAAACATGAAGTCAAACCTATCATTGGATGTGAATTTTACGTAACCCCTTCACGTAGTGCTGAAACCGAACTAGATGAAATTGCTGACGGTGGTGCTTATCATATTATTTTACTTTGTAAAAACGAAGTTGGTTATCAAAACATTATAAAACTAGCTAGTAGGTCCTTCACTGAAGGTTTTTATCGCAAACCAAGGATTGATTATGATCTTCTGGAACGTCATAGCGAAGGACTTGTTTGTTTAACAGCTTGCCTTGCTGGTGAAGTCAACCGAAAGATTTTAGAAGGTAAAGAAGATAAAGCGTATGCGTTAGCTGGTCGTTTGCATGAAATTTTTCGTAAAGAAGATTTTTATTTAGAAATCCAAGATCATGGAATTCCAGAACAACGAATTGTTGCGGAAGCCGTAATGGGTTTTTCTAAACGAACAGGAATTCCTCTCGTCCTTACCAACGACTCTCACTTTTTAACAAAAGATGACAAAGAAGCGCAAGACATCTTACTTCGTATCGGAATGCGAAAGAACATTGATGATGAGATGCGATTTGGATTCAATGAGAACTTTTATGTAAAATCTCCGGCTGAAATGATTGGACTTTTTCCTGATCATACAGATGCGTTTTATAATACTTTAGCCATTCGCGATAAATGTTCGCTTAATTTCCAATTCGGAAATCCTTTATTACCTCCTTTTGAAGTACCTGCTGGTTTTGATACTGATAGTTATTTAGAAAAACTGGTTTGGGAAGGGATCAAAGAAAAATATCAGGATATAACGCCTGTTGTTCGAGAGAGAACCGAGTTTGAAATGCAGACCATTCGGAATATGCATTTTGCTGGATACTTTCTAATTGTACAAGATTATATCAATTTCGCAAGGCGTGCAGGAATTCCAGTAGGGCCGGGGCGTGGTTCAGCAGCAGGATCTATCATTGCCTATGCTTTGGGAATCACCAATGTGGATCCCATCCGTTATAATTTACTTTTTGAAAGGTTTCTCAATCCCGACAGAAAGGACATGCCCGATATTGATACTGATTTTTGTGTGGAAAGACGTGAAGAAGTAATCAACTACATCAAACACAGGTATGGTGAGAATCGCGTTGGTCAAATCATTACTTTTGGGTCGTTAGCAGCAAAGGCTGCTATCAAAGATGTGGCCCGTGTTTTTAATGTTCCTTTTTCTGAAGTGAATGAGATGAGTAAACTTTTCCCTAAAAAATTGGGAATCACCATTCAGGAAGCCGTTGAAACATCTAAAGATCTTCGAGACATCGCAGAAAAGTCGGATTTAAACAAAAAAGTTTTTTATATTGCACAAAAATTAGAAGGTAACTACCGTCAGGTGGGAAGACATGCCGCTGGTGTGGTGATCGCCCCAACTGCTTTGGAAGAAATTGTTCCACTTTCTACGGTGAGTGAACCTGGTCGGGATGGTAGGTCCATTGTCACTCAGTACGACAAAAATATGTCGGAACAAGTGGGACTGATCAAAATGGATATTTTAGGTTTAAAAAACTTAACTACGATCCATCATGCGACCAAACTCATTGAAAAACGTCATGGTGTTTTGCTTGATTTAGATAAAATTCCTTTAGATGATCCGGCAACATTTAGTTTATTACGAAAAGCCAATGTTCTTGGGATATTCCAGTTAGATTCTTCTTCTGGAATTCGCGACCTATTTGCCAAAGCACAGGTACAAAAGTTTGAAGAGATTGCCGCCTTGCTTGCATTATATCGACCAGGTCCAATGGGTTCAGGAATGTTGGATGATTATTTGGATCGAAAAAACGGCAAAAAGAAAGTGATTTTCCCCCATGATAGTTTGGCTGAAGTTTTGGGTGAAACCTACGGTGTTGTCGTTTACCAAGAACAGGTAATGGGTATCTCTCGAATTATGGGTGGATACTCTGTTGGAGATTCGGATGTACTTCGTAAGGCCATGGCCAAAAAAGACAAATCGAAACTTCCCGCGCTGAAAGAAAAATTTGTGAAAGGTGCCATTGAAAAGAAAATCAATGAAAAACTTGCTATAGAGCTTTTTGAACAGTTAGAAAAGTTCGGTGAATATGGATTCAATAAATCTCACTCAGTTGCATATGCGTTCGTAACTTATCAAACCGCTTATTTAAAAGCAAACTATTCCATTGAATACTTAACTGCGCTTTTGTCGGGAGATCATTCTAAGATTACGGATGTAGTGAAATACATCAACAACGCAAAAGAAATGGGAATCCGAATTTTAGGTCCTGATGTCAAGGAATCAGGAATTTCCTTTGAAATCACTGATGATAAAACGGTAAGATTTGGTCTTTCTTCTATCAAAGGGGTTGGGGAACTTGCAGCAGAGAATATTATCTCTAATAGAAATTCTACAAGTGGCGGATACAAACAGTTAAGTGATTTCACAAAGAAATTAGATACGAGACTTGCAAACAAAAAGGTTTTAGAATCACTCGCACAAGGCGGGGCCTTTGATTCATTTGGTTATTCAAGGAAAACGGTTTTTGAATCCACCGATATCATTCTCAGTTATGCCAACAAAAAACAAGCAGAAGAAAAAGAAGGTCAGTTTTCTTTATTTGGGGGAGTGAACGGAGGCGGAGAAGAAGATCTCAATCTACCGAAAGACGGAATTGAATGGAGTGGAGACGAATTACTTCGCAGAGAAAAGGAAACAACAGGCCTTTATCTTTCAGGGCATCCACTTGATAAATTTACAGAACAATTAAAAACTTTAAAACCAACGACTATTGAAAATTTGGAAGAAGTTCGTCCTAAATCAAAAGTAGAAATTGCTGGTGTACTTTCTAAAAAAGTTGTGAAACTCACAAAGAAAAAAGAAGAGTTTGTGAACTTTATGCTCGAGGACCAAACGGGCGAAATTGAATGTGTTGCCTTCCCGAAAACATATGCAGAATTCAAACATCTTTTTACAGAAGACAATACGGTTTTTATTCGCGGAATTTTGGAACGTCTTGATGCGGATGAGTCAGAGTTAAAAGGCCAAATCATCGTCAATAAACTTGAAGAGCTAAATTCTGTAACCATTGAAAAGAAAATGGAGAAAACTCTTCATCTAACAATCAATATGTTGGAAGAAAAAAATAGAGATGTGATTTTGAAATTACAAGATGTTCTCTCTGTACATCGAGGAGCATCATCTGTATTTTTCCATTTGATTGGAAACGGAGATGAGAAAAAAGTCATTCGTGCTCATGACCACTTTTCGATAGAAATTACTTCCGATCTTATGAAAATGTTAACGGACATATTAGGAAAAGGAACAGTTCGTTATACTGTTGGCGAAGAAGTCAGAGTTTACGGATAA